A stretch of the Planctomycetota bacterium genome encodes the following:
- the panC gene encoding pantoate--beta-alanine ligase, which translates to MRIVRTLAELDALLRSSDRPGGVMVPTMGALHEGHAALVRQAAALAQHRGIEAGCVVTIFVNPAQFDESHDYERYPRVLDEDAAACAEAGARTIIAPTVEMVYPDGVEAAGPPVPAVGVGKGLEDEYRPGHFEGVAKVLARLFAMAPPAAAIFGEKDYQQLRLAGDLVRQQRLDIDVVPGPTVRDADGLALSSRNRFLSPEQRRAAGAIPRALRAASEEPTLADAEAAMRRTLAGLDINYATVRDAGTLEPLPGGTRAGEAPARALVTCRLGDTRLLDNAPWPLPSDSPLRCP; encoded by the coding sequence ATGCGGATCGTGCGCACGCTCGCCGAGCTGGACGCGCTCCTGCGTTCGAGCGACCGCCCCGGCGGCGTCATGGTGCCCACGATGGGGGCGCTGCACGAGGGCCATGCCGCCCTGGTCCGCCAGGCCGCCGCACTGGCACAGCATCGAGGCATCGAGGCCGGCTGCGTCGTCACGATCTTCGTGAATCCCGCGCAGTTCGACGAGTCCCACGACTACGAGCGATACCCCCGCGTGCTGGATGAAGACGCCGCGGCGTGCGCGGAGGCCGGCGCCCGCACCATCATCGCGCCGACGGTCGAGATGGTGTACCCCGATGGCGTGGAAGCGGCCGGTCCGCCGGTGCCCGCCGTCGGAGTCGGCAAGGGCCTTGAGGACGAGTACCGCCCCGGGCACTTCGAGGGTGTCGCCAAGGTCCTCGCCCGCTTGTTCGCGATGGCCCCGCCCGCCGCGGCCATCTTCGGCGAGAAGGACTACCAGCAGCTCCGCCTCGCGGGCGATCTCGTGCGGCAGCAGCGGCTCGACATCGACGTCGTCCCGGGCCCGACCGTCCGCGACGCCGACGGCCTCGCGCTCAGCAGCCGCAATCGGTTCCTCTCGCCCGAGCAGCGGCGGGCGGCGGGGGCCATCCCTCGGGCGTTGCGTGCCGCGTCGGAGGAGCCGACGCTCGCCGACGCGGAGGCCGCCATGCGGCGGACGCTCGCGGGCCTGGACATCAACTACGCCACGGTGCGGGATGCCGGGACGCTCGAACCGCTGCCCGGCGGCACCCGCGCCGGTGAGGCGCCCGCTCGGGCGCTGGTGACCTGCCGGCTGGGCGACACGCGGCTGCTCGACAACGCGCCCTGGCCGCTGCCCTCCGATTCCCCGCTGCGTTGCCCCTAG
- the gcvT gene encoding glycine cleavage system aminomethyltransferase GcvT: MLTTPLHKLHLQHGGRMVDFAGWDMPISYGSIQDEHAQVRTSGGLFDVSHMGRLKVHGRHAKRLLGRVCTRRIGDMQHGQCRYGLICNEQGGVKDDVLVYRMDDTEFVVVVNAANRTKIVDHLRAVKDAGDLVVKIDDQTEKTAMVALQGPKVMDLVSRVSSEVPTLKRYRFAVKNLLIAKIIVSRTGYTGEDGVEVILPASIVETALKLLLKDVDLADAGSDVRLAGLGARDTLRLEAGMPLYGQELGEDINALACGIDFAIKLDKDEGDAPEPFIGQDALKRTRDEGGPPRRLVAFEVEGKRTARTSMPIKLDGAEIGVVTSGCQSPTLGRSIAMGFVDAAHAAAGATVAIDTGRAELQAQIRDNPLYKRPKG; encoded by the coding sequence GTGCTCACAACCCCGCTCCACAAGCTCCATCTGCAGCACGGCGGCAGGATGGTCGACTTCGCCGGCTGGGACATGCCCATCAGCTACGGTTCGATCCAGGACGAGCACGCCCAGGTCCGCACCTCGGGCGGCCTGTTCGACGTCTCGCACATGGGTCGCCTCAAGGTGCACGGCCGCCACGCCAAGCGGCTGCTCGGCCGCGTCTGCACCCGCCGCATCGGCGACATGCAGCACGGCCAGTGCCGCTACGGCCTCATCTGCAACGAGCAGGGCGGCGTGAAGGACGACGTGCTGGTCTACCGCATGGACGACACCGAGTTCGTAGTGGTCGTCAACGCCGCCAACCGCACGAAGATCGTCGATCACCTCCGGGCGGTCAAGGACGCCGGCGACCTCGTCGTCAAGATCGACGACCAGACCGAGAAGACCGCGATGGTCGCCCTGCAGGGTCCGAAGGTCATGGACCTGGTCTCGCGGGTCAGCAGCGAGGTGCCCACCCTCAAGCGGTACCGCTTCGCCGTCAAGAACCTGCTGATCGCCAAGATCATCGTGTCGCGGACGGGCTATACCGGCGAGGACGGCGTCGAGGTCATCCTGCCCGCGTCGATCGTCGAGACCGCGCTCAAGCTGCTGCTCAAGGACGTCGATCTGGCCGACGCCGGCAGCGACGTCCGCCTGGCGGGTCTCGGCGCCCGCGACACGCTGCGGCTCGAGGCCGGCATGCCCCTCTACGGCCAGGAACTCGGCGAGGACATCAACGCCCTGGCCTGCGGCATCGACTTCGCCATCAAGCTCGACAAGGACGAGGGCGACGCGCCCGAGCCCTTCATCGGCCAGGACGCCCTCAAGCGGACACGCGACGAGGGCGGCCCGCCCCGCCGGCTCGTGGCCTTCGAGGTCGAGGGCAAGCGGACCGCCCGCACCAGCATGCCCATCAAGCTCGACGGCGCGGAGATCGGCGTCGTGACCAGCGGCTGCCAGAGCCCGACGCTCGGGCGTTCGATCGCCATGGGCTTCGTCGATGCCGCCCACGCCGCCGCCGGCGCCACGGTCGCCATCGATACCGGTCGCGCCGAACTCCAGGCCCAGATCCGCGACAATCCGCTCTACAAGCGGCCCAAGGGCTGA
- a CDS encoding sulfite exporter TauE/SafE family protein — MLSSRQRERIARYAPFGAWVLWFDCAWLAAVVHLDLWAAIAREWPIALAMALGSYVAGSTPMGGGTVGFPILVLLFDEPVGLGRNFSFLIQSVGMSSATLLILCSRKPLALRPLLWTLATATIVVPIANRLLVPVVTPAAVKLIFAVIWAGFGVMTLFKLRDLLRTHRTDMLSSRGDAIVGVCVGVVGGTAAALTGVGIDMVMYTVLVLLYRCDLRIAIATSVIAMAWTSIVGTINAAALGEIDAAVLSKWAAAAPVVLVGAPIGAFMLHVLPRGGTLVFVSVLCLAQFFWALERVGPGAVGIALSIGGVLLLNACFHLLYNWGGRRLSSAATGTG, encoded by the coding sequence ATGCTCTCGAGTCGCCAACGCGAACGCATCGCCCGCTACGCGCCCTTCGGCGCGTGGGTGCTGTGGTTCGATTGCGCGTGGCTGGCGGCCGTCGTCCACCTGGACCTGTGGGCGGCGATCGCGCGGGAATGGCCCATCGCGCTGGCGATGGCGCTGGGCTCGTACGTGGCGGGCTCGACGCCGATGGGCGGAGGCACCGTGGGCTTCCCCATCCTGGTGCTGCTGTTCGACGAGCCGGTGGGCCTGGGCCGCAACTTCAGCTTCCTGATCCAGAGCGTGGGGATGAGCTCGGCCACGCTGCTGATCCTGTGCAGCCGCAAGCCGCTGGCGCTGCGGCCGCTGCTGTGGACGCTGGCGACGGCGACGATCGTCGTGCCGATCGCGAATCGGCTGCTCGTGCCCGTGGTGACGCCCGCCGCGGTCAAGCTCATCTTCGCGGTCATCTGGGCGGGCTTCGGCGTCATGACACTCTTCAAGCTGCGGGACCTGCTGCGGACGCACCGCACCGACATGCTCTCATCCCGCGGCGATGCGATCGTGGGCGTGTGCGTGGGCGTGGTCGGCGGAACAGCGGCCGCGCTAACGGGCGTGGGCATCGACATGGTGATGTACACGGTGCTGGTGCTGCTGTACCGCTGCGACCTGCGGATCGCCATCGCTACGAGCGTGATCGCGATGGCGTGGACGTCGATCGTCGGGACGATCAACGCCGCGGCGCTCGGCGAGATCGACGCCGCGGTGCTGTCGAAATGGGCGGCGGCGGCGCCGGTGGTGCTCGTGGGCGCCCCCATCGGCGCGTTCATGCTGCACGTGCTGCCCCGCGGTGGCACGCTGGTGTTCGTCTCGGTGCTGTGCCTGGCGCAGTTCTTCTGGGCGCTCGAGCGCGTGGGGCCGGGCGCAGTGGGCATCGCGCTGAGCATTGGCGGCGTGCTGCTGCTGAATGCCTGCTTCCACCTGCTGTACAACTGGGGCGGCCGGCGGCTTAGCAGCGCCGCCACCGGAACGGGCTAG
- a CDS encoding aminotransferase class V-fold PLP-dependent enzyme, whose protein sequence is MADRLYLDNAATSFPKPPRVTEAMVRYAAEIGASPGRGGYREAQQGSAILVQCRAAIARLIHAGDPDQIAFALNTSDALNLAIKGLVLHRRRLDPDARIHLVTTAMDHNSVLRPFNALAAFAPGQIRWTCVPVDADGVASPHDIAAAMTSDTLLVAVVHASNATGSIQPIAGIGRLCRAAGVPLLVDAAQSLGHLPVDVEQDAIDLLAFPGHKGLLGPLGTGGLWIHPGLEERIDPLREGGTGTISESDVHPTAMPAKFEPGSHNTIGIAGLLEGVRWLLDRGVDDVRNHEIALIERMIAGLRDLPGVRLLGPADPARRVGVFALIFEGQDPHAVADRLEREFGLLVRAGIHCAPRAHGAMGTLDDGGAVRLSIGQFTTEADVDRALAAIAAIAADHLAPA, encoded by the coding sequence ATGGCCGACCGTCTGTACCTGGATAACGCCGCCACGAGCTTCCCCAAGCCGCCGCGGGTCACCGAGGCGATGGTCCGATACGCCGCCGAGATTGGCGCCTCGCCCGGCCGTGGGGGCTACCGCGAGGCACAGCAGGGGTCGGCCATCCTGGTCCAGTGCCGCGCCGCGATCGCGCGGCTCATCCACGCCGGCGACCCGGACCAGATCGCCTTCGCGCTCAACACCAGCGACGCACTCAACCTGGCGATCAAGGGCCTCGTGCTGCACCGGCGCCGCCTCGATCCCGACGCCCGCATCCACCTGGTCACCACGGCCATGGACCACAACAGCGTGCTGCGGCCCTTCAACGCGCTCGCGGCGTTCGCGCCGGGCCAGATTCGCTGGACCTGCGTGCCCGTCGACGCCGACGGCGTGGCCTCGCCGCACGACATCGCCGCGGCCATGACCTCCGACACGCTGCTCGTCGCCGTGGTGCACGCCAGCAACGCGACCGGGTCCATCCAGCCCATCGCGGGCATCGGCCGGCTCTGCCGAGCCGCGGGCGTTCCGCTGCTGGTCGATGCCGCCCAGTCGCTGGGCCACCTGCCCGTCGACGTCGAGCAGGATGCCATCGACCTCCTCGCCTTCCCGGGCCACAAGGGCCTGCTCGGCCCGCTGGGCACCGGCGGGCTGTGGATCCACCCGGGCCTGGAGGAACGCATCGATCCCCTCCGCGAGGGCGGCACCGGCACCATCAGCGAGAGCGACGTGCACCCCACGGCGATGCCCGCCAAGTTCGAGCCCGGCTCGCACAACACCATCGGCATCGCCGGCCTGCTCGAGGGTGTCCGCTGGCTGCTCGATCGCGGGGTCGACGACGTCCGCAACCACGAGATCGCACTCATCGAGCGCATGATCGCGGGCCTGCGCGATCTGCCCGGCGTCCGGCTGCTCGGCCCCGCCGATCCAGCCCGCCGCGTCGGCGTCTTCGCGCTGATCTTCGAGGGCCAGGACCCGCACGCGGTGGCCGACCGCCTGGAGCGTGAATTCGGCCTGCTCGTCCGCGCCGGCATCCACTGCGCGCCACGGGCCCACGGCGCGATGGGCACTCTCGACGACGGCGGCGCCGTCCGGCTCAGCATCGGTCAGTTCACCACCGAGGCCGACGTCGACCGCGCCCTTGCGGCGATCGCCGCGATCGCGGCCGACCACCTGGCGCCCGCCTGA